The sequence ACGGGATGCGGCGCCGCTGGGCGACGGGACCAGGAACTCAGTCGGCCGGGGTCTGCTCCGTCTCCTCGGTCGACTCGGTGCCGTCGGTCGAGTGCGTGCCGTCGGTCGAGCTGCCGGGGTCGGCGGCGTTCCCCCGGGGTACCTTGCCGCCACCGCGGCCGGGGAACGTGCGCTCGATCCGTTCGGCCATCCGCTCCTCGACGTCGGCCAGCCGCTCGTCGGCCTGCTCGTGGGTGATCCGGCCCTGCTCGACGGCCTCGGCGATCCGCTCCTCCTCCGCCTGCACCAGGGCGTCGAGGAGGGTGTCGGTGGCCACCCCCTGCGCCTCGGCGACGTCGGCGAGCGTGGTGCCCTCGGGCCGCAGCGCCGTGTGGGGCTGCTCCTCGCTCAGCCCCAGCGCCCCGGCTGCGGCCGACAGGTCCAGCCGGCCAGCTCCGTGGTGCCCACCGCGGCCGCCCGGCCCGCTCTCCGCCAGCGTGTCGGCGACCTCGTCGGCCTGTTCCTGGCTGATCGAGCCGTCGGAGACCAGGCCGGACAGGGCATCGCGGATGCGGTCGGCGGCGGTGGACGCCGCCTCGGCGGTCGTACCCGGCGCGGCGAGGGCCGGTACGGCCACGGCCATCCCGGTCAGGCTGAGCGCACCGGCGGTGGCGCCGATGATCATCTTCTTGCGCATGGAACTCCTCCGCCTCGGCCGGCACCTCCGACCGCTGCCGCCACCCTCCGGGCCGCTGCTGTGGCGGACCTGTGATTCCGCCGCGAACCGGCCGTGGACCACCCACGGGCGCGGCGTCCTCCAGCTCCGGCTGGCCGCCGGCCTCGTCGCGGTGGCCGCCCAGCCGACCGCCTCGCCCGCTCCGGGGCGCCGCGGACGGCGCCGTCGGGGAGGATCGGCCGACGACGCGGCCGCGCCACCCGGGTGCCGGCGCGCACGATCTGACGGAGGGCCCGCGCCATGCCCGGAGACGGCCGCATCCAGCATCCGGACCTGGCGCGCCGGGTCGTGCCCGCGGACGCCGCGGCCGCCCTCATCGGCCCCGGCGACACCGTGGGCATGAGCGGGTTCACCGGCGCCGGCTACCCCAAGGCGGTCCCCGAGGCGCTCGCCCGCCGGATCAGCTCCGCACACGCGGCCGGGGAGGCCTTCCGCGTCAACGTCTGGACCGGCGCCTCGACGGCCCCGGAGCTCGACGGCGTCCTCGCCGCGGCCGACGGCGTCGACCTGCGGCTGCCCTACCAGTCCGACCCGGTCACCCGCGCCAAGATCAACGCCGGGGAGATGGACTACCTCGACGTCCACCTGTCGCACGTCGCCCAGCTGGCCTGGGAAGGGTTCCTCGGGCCGCTGGACGTCGCCGTCGTCGAGGTCAGCGGCATCACCGCCGACGGCGACCTCGTGCCGTCGTCCTCGATCGGCAACAACAAGACCTGGCTCGACCGCGCCGAGCGGGTCGTCCTCGAGGTGAACTCCTGGCAGAGCGCCGACCTCGAGGGCATGCACGACATCTACTACGGCACCGCCCTCCCCCCGAACCGGCTGCCGATCCCGCTCACCGGGCCGGCCGACCGGATCGGCGTGCCCTATCTGCGGTGCGCGCCGGAGAAGATCGTCGCGATCGTCGAGACGCACGCACCGGACCGGAACAGCCCGCTGGCCACCCCCGACCAGACGTCGCGGCGGATCGCCGGGCACCTGGTGGAGTTCCTCGAGCACGAGGTGGCCGTGGGGCGCCTGCCCGACGGACTGCTTCCCCTTCAGTCCGGGGTCGGCAACGTGGCCAACGCCGTACTGGCCGGCCTGGAGTCCTCCCGCTTCCAGGGGCTGTCGGCCTACACCGAGGTGATCCAGGACGGGATGCTCGAGCTGCTGGACTCGGGCACGCTCTCATCGGTCTCCGCGACCGCCTTCTCCCTGGGGCCGGAGGTCGCGGCCGCGTTCAACGACTCGGCCTCCGCCTACCGTGACCGGATCGTGCTGCGGCCGCAGGAGATGAGCAACCACCCGGAGATCGTCCGGCGCCTCGGGGTGCTGGCGATGAACGGGATGATCGAGGCCGACATCTACGGCAACGTCAACTCCACGCACCTCATGGGCAGCCGGATCCAGAACGGCATCGGAGGCTCCGGCGACTTCGCGCGCAACGCCTACCTGTCGTTCTTCCTGAGCCCGTCGACCGCCAAGGGCGGCGCGATCTCGAGCATCCTCCCGATGGTCTCCCACGTCGACCACACCGAGCACGACGTGCAGGTGCTCGTCACCGAGCAGGGGCTGGCCGACCTCCGGGGGCTCTCGCCCCGGCGGCGGGCACACGCGGTCATCGCGCACTGCGCGCACCCCGACTACCGCCCGCTGCTGGAGGACTACCTCGAGCGGGCCGAGCGCGGGGCGTACGGCCGGCACACCCCGCACCTGCTTCCCGAGGCGCTGTCCTGGCACACGCGGTACCTGGAGACGGGTTCGATGCTGCCCCGCTGAACGCCGCCGGCAGGCTCAGGTGTCCACCGCCTCGTGGGTGTTCACCCCGGGGACCCGGCGCACCGACCCCAGCCGAACCGGCATCCCCGACGGCCGCCTACCCCTCGGCCCGGGAGCTCATCCCGCACCGGTCAGAGCTGCGGATGCGGATCGGCACCGCGTTCCCGGGCCCGGGTGGCGCCGGGCATCCCGGAGAGCACCTGGTGGAGGTCGTCGAGGATCTCCAGCATCGCGTGCAGGTCGGCCGGCACCCGGCCCAGCTCCCGGCTGCTGGGCAGCTCGTCCCCCTCCAGCGCTCCGGTCAGCCACGGCGCCCGGTCGACGAGCGCCGCCAGGTGCTGGGTGCGTTCCCCCGTGAGCACCGCCGCGCCGCGCTGCAGCAGGTCGGCGAGCTCCTCGGCGCGGGGCTCCGGGAGGGCCTGCTCGAACCGGGCGAACAACCGCAGCGCCGCCGCCAGGCCGCCCTCGGGGATCAGTCGCTCCAGCCGCTCCACGTGCTCCTCGGCGAGCACCCGGTCCAGCCGGTCGCCGACCCCGCGCAGCCGGTCGTCGTGCAGCAGCTCGTCGGCGCGGTGCAGGACCCGGTCGGCGCGGT is a genomic window of Blastococcus sp. HT6-30 containing:
- a CDS encoding acetyl-CoA hydrolase/transferase family protein, which codes for MPGDGRIQHPDLARRVVPADAAAALIGPGDTVGMSGFTGAGYPKAVPEALARRISSAHAAGEAFRVNVWTGASTAPELDGVLAAADGVDLRLPYQSDPVTRAKINAGEMDYLDVHLSHVAQLAWEGFLGPLDVAVVEVSGITADGDLVPSSSIGNNKTWLDRAERVVLEVNSWQSADLEGMHDIYYGTALPPNRLPIPLTGPADRIGVPYLRCAPEKIVAIVETHAPDRNSPLATPDQTSRRIAGHLVEFLEHEVAVGRLPDGLLPLQSGVGNVANAVLAGLESSRFQGLSAYTEVIQDGMLELLDSGTLSSVSATAFSLGPEVAAAFNDSASAYRDRIVLRPQEMSNHPEIVRRLGVLAMNGMIEADIYGNVNSTHLMGSRIQNGIGGSGDFARNAYLSFFLSPSTAKGGAISSILPMVSHVDHTEHDVQVLVTEQGLADLRGLSPRRRAHAVIAHCAHPDYRPLLEDYLERAERGAYGRHTPHLLPEALSWHTRYLETGSMLPR